A stretch of the Ctenopharyngodon idella isolate HZGC_01 chromosome 14, HZGC01, whole genome shotgun sequence genome encodes the following:
- the cxcl14 gene encoding C-X-C motif chemokine 14: MNRCTAALLLLVIAVYSLNTEAYKCRCTRKGPKIRYKDVQKLEIKPKHPYCQEKMIFVTMENVSRFKGQEYCLHPRLQSTKNLVKWFKIWKDKHRVYEA, from the exons ATGAATCGCTGTACGGCCGCTTTGCTTTTGCTGGTTATCGCCGTTTATTCACTCAATACAgagg CATATAAGTGCAGATGCACAAGAAAAGGCCCGAAGATCCGGTACAAAGATGTGCAAAAGCTGGAGATCAAGCCTAAACATCCGTACTGCCAAGAAAAGATGATATT TGTCACCATGGAGAATGTGTCCCGTTTCAAAGGTCAAGAGTATTGCCTGCACCCCAGACTCCAGAGCACTAAGAACCTTGTCAAGTGGTTCAAAATCTGGAAGGACAAACACAG GGTGTACGAGGCCTAA